Proteins from a genomic interval of Medicago truncatula cultivar Jemalong A17 chromosome 3, MtrunA17r5.0-ANR, whole genome shotgun sequence:
- the LOC11421533 gene encoding chromatin remodeling protein SHL isoform X1, protein MRSSKPLIPTYVAIIEEMKADSRDVRVRWYYWPEETKKGRRHFHGSKELILSDHFDVQSVDTIEGKCTVHSLKKYMKLDVVGDDDFFCRFNYNSATGALTPDIVQVYCKCEMPYNPDEVMVQCDHCTDWFHPACIDMTVEEAERIDNFSCESCSLEVQKKLRGGY, encoded by the exons ATGCGTTCCTCTAAACCGTTGATCCCAACATACGTGGCTATAATCGAAGAGATGAAAGCTGATTCACGAGACGTTCGTGTCCGTTGGTATTACTGGCCGGAGGAGACAAAGAAGGGTCGGCGTCATTTCCATGGCTCAAAGGAGCTTATTCTATCTGATCATTTTGATGTTCAGAGTGTTGATACAATCGAAGGAAAATGTACTGTTCACAGTTTGAAGAAGTACATGAAgcttgatgttgttggtgatgatgATTTCTTCTGTCGATTCAACTACAATTCCGCTACTGGTGCTCTCACTCCTGATATAGTTCAAGT GTACTGTAAATGTGAGATGCCATATAATCCTGATGAAGTTATGGTCCAGTGTGATCACTGCACTGATTG GTTTCATCCTGCTTGTATAGACATGACGGTGGAAGAAGCCGAAAGAATTGACAACTTCTCTTGTGAAAGTTGTTCTTTGGAAGTTCAAAAAAAGTTGCGAG GTGGATACTAA
- the LOC11422794 gene encoding chromatin remodeling protein SHL: MAKPKAPKRNLESYSVKHMNKSVTIKAGDCVLMRPSDPSKPSYVAKIEGIEADSRGANVKVNVRWYYRPEESIGGRRQFHGSKELFLSDHFDVQSADTIEGKCVVHGFKSYTKLDAVGNDDFFCRFEYNSATGAFNPDRVAVYCKCEMPYNPDDLMVQCEGCSDWFHPACIDMTVEEAERLDHFFCESCSVEGQKQLQNSHSATRLADTKVDTKRRRR, translated from the exons ATGGCTAAACCAAAAGCCCCAAAGCGAAACCTAGAGTCATACTCAGTCAAACATATGAACAAATCTGTCACAATCAAAG CTGGGGATTGTGTGCTTATGCGTCCTTCTGATCCATCCAAACCCTCATACGTTGCAAAGATCGAAGGGATCGAAGCTGATTCACGAGGTGCTAACGTTAAAGTTAACGTCCGGTGGTATTACCGGCCGGAGGAGTCAATCGGTGGCCGGAGACAGTTTCACGGCTCAAAAGAGCTTTTTCTGTCAGATCATTTTGATGTTCAGAGTGCTGATACAATTGAAGGAAAGTGTGTTGTTCATGGTTTCAAGAGCTACACTAAGCTTGATGCTGTTGGTAATGATGATTTCTTCTGTCGATTTGAGTACAATTCTGCTACTGGTGCTTTCAATCCTGATAGAGTTGCAGT GTATTGTAAATGTGAGATGCCCTACAACCCTGATGATCTGATGGTTCAGTGTGAGGGCTGCAGTGACTG GTTTCATCCTGCTTGTATAGACATGACTGTGGAGGAAGCCGAAAGACTTGACCACTTCTTTTGTGAAAGTTGTTCTGTTGAAGGTCAAAAACAGCTGCAAAATTCTCATTCTGCTACAAGACTCGCAGATACAAAG GTGGATACTAAACGCCGCCGAAGGTAG
- the LOC11417253 gene encoding 26S proteasome regulatory subunit S10B homolog B — MSSSLSESDDGVQRRKVVNDYRKKLLNKKELESRRNSVKLDLRKSIKEFNKSEDDLKSFQSVGQIVAEILRPLDHQRVVVKASSGPRYVVGCRSKVDKEKLTAGTRVVLDMTTLTIMRILPREVDPVVYNMLHEDPGNVSYSAVGGLSDQIRELRESIELPLMNPELFLRVGIKPPKGVLLYGPPGTGKTLLARAIASNIDANFLKVVSSAIIDKYIGESSRLIREMFGYARDHQPCIIFMDEIDAIGGRRFSEGTSADREIQRTLMELLNQLDGFDQLGKVKIIMATNRPDVLDPALLRPGRLDRKIEIPLPNEQSRMEILKIHAAGIAKHGEIDYEAVVKLAEGFNGADLRNICTEAGMSAIRAERDYVIHEDFMKAVRKLTEAKKLEASAHYNADFGKD; from the exons ATGTCGTCTTCGTTAAGCGAGAGTGATGATGGCGTTCAACGTCGTAAAGTGGTTAATGATTATCGCAAAAAACTCCTCAATAAGAAGGAGCTTGAATCCAGACGCAATTCAG TTAAACTCGATTTGCGTAAATCAATTAAGGAATTTAACAAATCAGAGGATGATTTGAAGTCTTTTCAAAGTGTTGGTCAAATTGTTGCTGAAATTCTCAGACCTCTTGATCATCAACGCG TGGTCGTTAAAGCAAGCAGCGGGCCAAGATATGTAGTTGGCTGTCGTAGTAAGGTGGACAAAGAGAAGCTGACTGCAGGAACTCGAGTTGTGCTGGACATGACTACTCTGACCATTATGCGAATTCTTCCCCGTGAA GTTGACCCAGTTGTATACAATATGCTACATGAGGACCCTGGAAACGTTAGTTACTCTGCAGTTGGAGGGCTTTCAGATCAGATTCGAGAACTCAGGGAATCAATTGAACTGCCTTTAATGAATCCTGAACTTTTTCTTAGGGTTGGAATCAAACCACCGAAG GGTGTTCTTCTCTACGGACCTCCTGGAACCGGGAAGACCTTATTAGCAAGAGCAATTGCCAGCAATATTGATGCTAACTTCTTGAAG GTTGTATCCAGTGCTATTATTGATAAATATATTGGTGAAAGTTCAAGACTGATTAGGGAAATGTTCGGATATGCTCGTGATCATCAG CCTTGCATCATATTCATGGATGAGATTGATGCCATTGGTGGACGGCGTTTCAGTGAGGGCACAAGTGCTGATCGTGAAATTCAAAGAACTCTCATGGAGCTTCTTAACCAGCTGGATGGATTTGATCAGCTTGGAAAG GTTAAAATTATTATGGCTACAAATAGGCCTGACGTTCTTGACCCAGCCCTTCTTCGCCCGGGTCGACTTGATCGGAAAATTGAAATTCCATTACCAAATGAGCAGTCAAGGATGGAAATCCTCAAAATCCATGCTGCTGGAATTGCAAAGCATGGTGAAATTGACTATGAAGCGGTTGTTAAACTTGCCGAG GGGTTCAATGGTGCTGATCTTCGTAACATTTGCACTGAAGCTGGAATGTCTGCCATTCGTGCAGAACGTGATTATGTAATTCATGAGGATTTTATGAAG GCCGTGCGCAAACTGACCGAAGCAAAGAAACTGGAAGCAAGTGCCCACTATAATGCAGATTTTGggaaagattaa
- the LOC11421533 gene encoding chromatin remodeling protein SHL isoform X2, producing the protein MRSSKPLIPTYVAIIEEMKADSRDVRVRWYYWPEETKKGRRHFHGSKELILSDHFDVQSVDTIEGKCTVHSLKKYMKLDVVGDDDFFCRFNYNSATGALTPDIVQVYCKCEMPYNPDEVMVQCDHCTDWWILNAVKDESDGVLDI; encoded by the exons ATGCGTTCCTCTAAACCGTTGATCCCAACATACGTGGCTATAATCGAAGAGATGAAAGCTGATTCACGAGACGTTCGTGTCCGTTGGTATTACTGGCCGGAGGAGACAAAGAAGGGTCGGCGTCATTTCCATGGCTCAAAGGAGCTTATTCTATCTGATCATTTTGATGTTCAGAGTGTTGATACAATCGAAGGAAAATGTACTGTTCACAGTTTGAAGAAGTACATGAAgcttgatgttgttggtgatgatgATTTCTTCTGTCGATTCAACTACAATTCCGCTACTGGTGCTCTCACTCCTGATATAGTTCAAGT GTACTGTAAATGTGAGATGCCATATAATCCTGATGAAGTTATGGTCCAGTGTGATCACTGCACTGATTG GTGGATACTAAACGCCGTCAAAGATGAAAGTGATGGTGTATTAGATATATAA
- the LOC11419457 gene encoding bifunctional phosphatase IMPL2, chloroplastic — translation MLLSQCHLLHSKIPNIEKNNPFRNQYQLQFQPNKLTSPLLLSSSSPKFRIRAMSSSSSPPHQLNHFSDVANKAANAAGDVIRKYFRKNNFDIIHKNDLSPVTIADQSAEEAMVSVILDNFPSHAVYGEEKGWRCKQDSADYVWVLDPIDGTKSFITGKPLFGTLIALLQNGTPILGIIDQPVLKERWIGITGKRTTLNGQEVSTRTCADLSQAYLYTTSPHLFSGDAEEAFIRVRDKVKIPLYGCDCYAYALLSSGFVDLVVESGLKPYDFLALIPVIEGSGGVITDWKGHQLRWEASPLSIATSFNVVAAGDKQIHQQALDSLQW, via the exons ATGTTGTTGTCACAGTGTCATCTTCTTCACTCTAAAATACCTAATATTGAAAAGAATAATCCCTTCCGTAACCAATACCAATTACAATTCCAACCGAACAAATTGACCTCtccattattattatcatcatcatctcccAAATTCAGAATCAGAGCAATGTCCTCCTCATCTTCGCCTCCTCACCAACTCAATCACTTCTCCGACGTCGCTAACAAAGCCGCCAACGCCGCTGGAGATGTCATCCGTAAATATttcagaaaaaataattttgacattatTCACAAAAACGATCTCA GTCCTGTCACCATTGCTGATCAATCCGCCGAGGAAGCTATGGTTTCTGTCATACTTGACAATTTCCCTTCTCATGCTGT TTACGGAGAAGAAAAAGGGTGGAGGTGTAAACAAGACAGTGCTGATTATGTTTGGGTATTAGATCCTATTGATGGAACTAAGAGCTTTATCACTG GGAAACCCTTATTTGGTACTCTCATTGCTCTTTTGCAAAATGGCACACCA ATCCTTGGCATAATTGACCAACCTGTGTTAAAAGAAAGATGGATTGGAATAACTGGAAAGAGAACTACACTCAATGGACAAGAAGTGTCCACACGCACTTGTGCGGACCTTTCTCAAGCATATTT GTACACTACAAGCCCACATCTTTTTAGTGGAGATGCAGAAGAGGCATTTATCCGTGTTAGAGACAAG GTTAAAATTCCATTATATGGTTGTGATTGCTATGCATATGCTCTCTTGTCTTCTGGTTTTGTGGATCTTGTCGTTGAGTCCGGTCTGAAG CCATACGATTTTCTTGCATTGATACCTGTTATTGAAGGCTCTGGAGGTGTCATAACTGATTGGAAAGGACATCAACTCAGATGGGAAGCTTCACCACTTTCAATCGCAACAA GTTTTAATGTTGTGGCGGCTGGTGACAAACAGATTCATCAACAGGCTCTAGATTCATTACAATGGTAG